The genomic window agagATACTGTTAAGAGTTTAGTGATATTGCAACTGATGTAGGTTTATAAATTCAATTTAATAGTTACAAATAGTACATTACAATTTTGTGTCATTTTGCACAAATGCTATCATATTCCCAtatccattttgttttgcctGTCTGACTGTTTTCTAGGTGGTGTTCCTAGTCAATGCATGAGGATATTTTCTGCTCCTATTTCAAGGTATGTATagtttttttctccattgttggtatttgtattttttaattttccctttttattacAAATGATGTCTtgtgaataattttgtatatatctATTAATATACTATCATTATACTTGtatgttggattttttttgtccATAGCTGTAGAGCTCAGTACTAACTCCtacctttgtgctcaggaatcagtcctggtggtatgcaggggatcctatgtggtgccaggtgtCAGAGCTGTGTGGACCACATGCTGAATGTATGGCAAAAACCTTATCCATTAAACTGCCTTCTGGCCAATGAAGCTTGATTTTTTAAGTcagatattcatattttaaattttgcgtCCAAGATTTAGGCTAATTATACCATTGCAAAATTTTATTATCAGTTAAATACTATGTTCATATTTACAGTAAATTGAAATATACTACTCaatccaatttattttatattccttcAATATCTAACATTTTGATGAAAAACTATGAACCACttattttagtttaataatataaatgagGGGTTAAGTTGTTAGTTCAGATGCTTAAGCACATTCCTTGCATCTGGTAACCGCAGTTGAACCCCCAGAACCACTCTAAATGTGCTGATGAACAAGGAGCCATGAATCATGCTGGACATCACTTTGGAGTGTGGAATAAATATTCCCTGTCCACCCAGGCAAATGAAAATGCCCAAATCCAAACATATACTGAATTGACTATGAATGACTTTtattgaacatttaaaaataattttaatttaatttgcacTGTATTAGGGCATTATGAATGTTTCGGGAGTGCATCTTTGAAAATCAACATTTGCATGTTATGATCACCGATAAAGTCCAATAACAGACTCATTAGCTTACTGCTCATCACTTTCACTGCCTCTGTTACCACCGTCACTGCTATCTCAGAGTCAGAGTCTTCTTGCTGCTGCAGTTTCCCTTTCTAGGGCCATGATGTCTAAGTTTGTGTCTTGCAAAGAACCTGAACAGATGCGGAAAATCTTTATTGGTGGGTTGAGCTTTGAAACAACTGATGAAAGTCTGAGAAGCTATTTTGAACAATGGGGAACACTCACAGACTGTATTGTAATGAGATATCCAAAATCCAAGCGCTCCAGAGGTTTTGGGTTTGTCACATATGCCACTGTGGAGGCAGTGGATGCAGTCATGAATGCAAGGCCACACAAGGTAGATGGAAGATTTGTGGAACCAAAGAGAGCTATTTCAAAAGAAGATTCTCAAATACCTGGTGCCCACCTAACTGTGAGAAAGATTTTTGTTGGGGGCATCAAAGAAGACACTGAAGAGCAacatctaagaaaatattttgagcaaTTTGGGAATATTGAAATGGTTGACATCATAACTGACCAAGAGAGTGGGAAGAGTAGAGGTTTTGCTTTTGTGACTTTTGATGACCATGATTCTGTAGACAAGATTGTTATTCAAAAAAATCATATTGTGAATGGCCATAACTGTGAGATAAGAAAAGCCTTATCTAAGCAAGAGATGGTTAGGGTTTCATCCAGCCAAAGGGGTTCAGGTGGTTCTGGAAGCTTTAGTGGCAGCCATGGTGGTAATTTTAGTGGAAATCCCAACTTTATTTATGGAGGAAGCTTCTGTGGACAAGGTGGATATGGTGGCAGTGAAAATGCTGGTGTATATAGTGGCAGTAGGTTTGATTATCATGGATCTGGTGATTATGGAACCAATTTTCTAAGTGGTACTTACAATATTCCATATTCACATTTTGGACCCATGAAGAGAGGAAAATTTGGTGGCCCAAACTCAGGTCCCTATGGTTGTTACGGCCAACACTTTTTGAGGACAAGTAACAAAGGTCGCTATCGAGGTTCCAGAAGTGGCAGGAAGTTTTATTTGCCAAGAAATCTTAACAGGAGAGGAAAGCCAGAGAAGTGAATGGGAAGTTACAGGTTACAACAATAACAGTTGTGGCAAGATTAAGCTACTATAAAGAAGGCATGTTTTAAGCATTACTGATGTGAATTGACAAAATCCTctagaattgtatttttattaattatataacagGTAATTTTTGCTTCTATTATGTGGAAAGTATAAAGCATTCTACCAAAGTATCTCAGTGTATTTCAAAGCCAAATTGTCTTTGACACCCATGCTATAGATTGCTAAATGTAGTAATATGATCATAATATTGACTAAATGTGTCTGTTTTAAAATATGCTGTGTAAATTTAGTTTATCTAAAGTATTGGTAAACAACAATAGGGTAACATCAGAATTTTTTAGTGTGATGAtagtttatatttgttatttaccCATGTCCTCCTTTAGCAGAGAGTCATTGTCTTCAGAAATCTTGGTATAAATGAGCTAAATTTTACTCTTTCGTGATCTGGAGTTCACTATTTAAAATCAGAGTATATGGagcttatttgtttattgttggcACACCTATGTAATGTATCTAAATTGAACAATGTTAccagataaataataattattagtgaatattttatatggttgtttcttttttgtaataaataaattatttactgtatgtttaaaaaataaagtttaattcaGTCCTTTATCATAtgattgatatctttttctctaGTTTACCCATACCCTTCATTATTCTATGCTGGTACCTGTAACTTATTATATCAAAGCgttttcctttaattttgttttgttagttcTTTTGTTTGCCTTCTTTGTATATGACATATGGGTGAAAGTTATGTCTTTTTTCTCTATCTAGTTTATTGCACTATTCATTTCAACACATATGGTTACACGCTGGGTGGTTTCATCTTTCATGGTCTAGTTGTattacatttgtttatattacatattcCAAAATAGTAGGCAAACTCATATCTGTTCCAGGTGCTATTATGTTCTAGGTATCTATCTCAGGCCCTTCATGTGCAGGATATGTGATCTTCCACTTGAGTCATACCCCCAAACCATACACCACATCTTTTCCATTCATTAGTTGATAAACACTTAGGTGTCTTCCAGTTCTTGGCTATAATATATAATGACGCATTAAACATGGGGATGCATAGCTCTTGAAATGATAGTTTTTGTATTTAGGGGTTAATATCCAGTGAGATTCCTGGTGGAATGgttatcttgtttctgtttttgcatCATATCCTGCAGTTCTcatgacttacttctggctctaacaGGTATATCTCCTGTCAGAGCTCAAGGACCTCATGAGGTGCCAAACTCAGGTTGACCTCAAGTAAGGCAGGTgtactacccactatactatctctccaagctcaagaattttgggggggtcacaaccagctgtgctcaggggttactcctagttctgtgctcagaaatcgcctctggctcgggggactatatggaatgctgggggttgaacctgcgcccatcctgggtcagctgcatgcaaggcaaacgccctaccactgtgctccagcccccagaatatCATTTTAGGTTGGTGGTGGTGGAGcagtttgggctacactcagcagaaTTTGCTTCTCACTGGaagctctgggattactcctgcccAGGCTCAGGTGGGCCAtattagtgctggggatcaaactcacatcAGCTGAACACAGTTTAAGTGCTTAATCTGGTATACTATCACTCTCATGGcctccaaattttcttttacattgcctattaaaaatctaacaaaacgCCCTCTCCACCAAGACAGCCACCACACCACTATCATGGACACGAGTAGTGTATAGCCCATCAAATTAGCCTGGGTTACCGAAGTGCTAGGCAGGACCAGATCGCAGGGACAGTGCACGCAGGTGTGCGTGGAATTCATGGAAAAACAAGCCGCTCCATTATCCGCAACATGACACTGCTGGAATCAGAGTGAGAGGCCAGACAGCTGCACTGAACTCGGGGCAGGTGCTGGTGGGGTTCCAGATGTTCTGCCTCGATGTTTTGTGCTCCCGTTTATGACCTGTCATGTTAATACATTTTCTATTACCAGGtggaaaaaaactaacaaaactaGAATAGCAGTACACCTACGCATTGTAACCTGACTTTTAAACATGTTGAGAAATTTGACCACATAAACCCCACCACCTTCAAAACTATGTTAATCATTAACATAGATGTAACTAGAGTATATCATCCTGAGTAAAGAAAGGGATAGAGTCACAGTGGAAGATACACAATAGGcagcaacaaagggccaaaggcaaTACAGTGGTAGAACTGCTAGATGGGAAGAGAGTTGAAAGGGAGGGCCTTTGGGACTCTTGGAAGAAGGAGGTGGATAGAATGGTGAGGGGTGTGACATTGAAATTATGTGCATAAGAAACCATCACAACAGTACTATATATCACAGAAACTAAATCaatgaagtttattttaaaaactgtcaATCCCTGTTTTGGTCGTTTAATGATTGTTCTAAAAtaattagattgctttgtgtaccgctaagaaatgttataatgtactacaatctggggacttgagggacaaagtaattgtacatgggttctgttttattttttttttaatgttctttggctgaacgttcaaaattaaggtttcagcaaggggatttcttttgagaattctgtttatgggtgattgtcctcccactgtaactttaccttgtcctttctttgcatctttgttcacataattaaaaataaaaaattaaaaaatgatccatCTTAAAATccatcaaaaaagagaaaagaagacaaaaggagAGACAACAGCACTTCCATCAATGAATTCTCTTTAgcactttatttcattttctttcattttccttttaaaagagCTTATTTATCTGCAtagtgcttttcttttcctttctttatgcttttaatttttcataacgTTGAAAACATCAAATTAGAATTATCCTGAATGTTTTACTGTGCTCACAAACTTAGTAGTTTATGTTGTTTTTCCTTTCTCAGACCATATTAAATATGTCCATTTTCAATTGGAGAAGCAAATATAAGCTGATTCACGTAGGTGGTATACTGGTTGCAAGCAGTAAATATTTTACACTAGGGGGATTTGATGCTCCATTgccaaggaaacaaaaaatagaaactttgTTTGGGAACAGTAAAAATAGTGATGAATTGAAATCACAGAAATAGACATAATTTACCTACATGttgaaagagatataaaacaaaaagaaaaaaatgcctaagagggagaacatttttttttaaatatcaggaACATGAagacttatatttatttatttttttaatttttttatttaaacaccttgattacatacatgattgtgtttgggtttcagtaataaaaggaacaccacccatcaccagtgcaacattcccatcacccatgtcccaaatctccctcctccccacccgacccccgcctgtactctaaacaggctctgcatttccctcgtacattctcaatattaggacagttcaaaatgtagttatttctctaactaaactcatcactctttgtggtgagcttcctgaggtgagctggaacttccagctcttttctcttttgtgtctgaaatttattattgcaagaatgtctttcatttttcttaaaacccatagatgagtgagaccattctgtgtttttctctctctctctctgacttatttcactcagcataatagattctgtgtacatccatgtataggaaaatttcatgacttcatctctcctgacagctgcataatattccattgggtatatgtaccacagtttctttagccatttgtctgttgaagggcatcttggttgtttccatagtcttgctatggtaaatagtgctgcaatgaatataggtgtaaggaagggatttttgtattgtatttttgtgttcttagagtatattcctaggagtggtatagctggatcatatgggagctcgatttccagtttttggaggaatctccatattgcataccataaaggttgaactagacggcattcccaccagcagtggataagggttcctttcactgcacatccccgccagcactgtttgttctcattctttgtgatgtgtgccattctctgtggtgtgaggtggtatctaattgttgttttgatttgcaactccctgatgattagtgatgtggagcatttcttcatgtgtcttttggccatttgtatttcttctttgtcaaagtgtctgttcatttcttctccccattttatgatggaattagatgtctttttcttgtaaatttctgtcagtgccttgtatattttagagattagccccttatctgatgggtattgggtgaatagtttctcccactcagtggttggctcttgtatcctgggcactatttcctttgaggtgcagaagcttctcaacttaatatattcccatctgttaatctctgctttcacttgcttggagagtgcagtttcctccttgaagatacctttagtctcaatgtcctggagagttttgcctatgtgttgttctatatatcttatggtttggggtctgatatcgaggtctttaattcatttggattttaccttcgtacatgatgttagctgggggtctaagtttaattttttgcaagtggctagccagttgtgccaacaccatttgttgaagaggctttccttgctccatttaggatttcctggtcctttatcaaaaattaggtgattgtatgtatggggaacattttctgagtattcaagcctattcccctgatctgagggtctgtccttattccaataccatgctattttgataactattgctttgtagtaaagtttaaatttgggtaaagtaattcctcccatattctttttcccaatgattgctttagctattctagggtgtttatagttccaaacaaatttcaaaagtgctggatccacttctttgaagaatgccatgggtatctttagagggatagcgttgaatctgtataatgccttggggagtattgccattttgatgatgttaaacctgccaatccatgagcagggtatgtgtttccatttccgcgtgtcctctcttatttcttggagcagagttttatagttttctttgtataggtccttcacatttttagtcaagttgaatccaagatatttgagtttgtgtggcactattgtgaatggggttgttttcttaatgtccatttcttcattgttactattggtgtatagaaaggccattgatttttgtatgttaattttgtagcctgccaccttgctatatgagtctattgtttctagaagctttttggtagtctttagggttttctaagtagagcatcatgtcatctgcaaacagtgagagcttgacttcttcctttcctatctggattcccttgatatctttttcttgcttaatcgctatagcaagtagttccagtgctatgttgaataggagtggtgaaagaggacagccttgtcttgtgccagaatttagagggaaggcttttagtttttctccattgaggataatattttccactggcttgtggtagatggccttaagtatattggaaaaggttccttccattcccatcttgctgagagttttgatcaagaattggtgttggaacttatcaaatgctttctctgcatctattgatatgatcatgtggtttttatttttcttgttgttgatgttgtgtattatgttgatagacttacggatgttaaaccatccttgcattcctgggatgaaacctacttgatcatagtggatgatcttcttaatgaggtattgaatcctatttgccaggattttcttgaggatctttgcatctgtattcatcagcaatattggtctgtaattttcttttttcgtagcatctctgtctggtttaggtatcagggtgatgttggcttcataaaagctatttgggagtgtttccgtttgtttaatttcatgaaagagtcttgccaagattggtagtagttcctcttggaaagtttgaaagaattcattagtgaatccatctgggcctgggcttttgttttttgggcagacttttgattaccatttttatttcatcaatggtgatgggggtgtttagatatgctacatcctcttccttcaaccgtggaatgttataagagtccaagaatttatccatttcttccaggttctcatttttagtggcatagagtttttcaaagtagtttctgattaccctttgaatctctgtcatatcagtagtgatctctcctttttcattcctaatacgagttatcaagtttctctctctctctctttctttgttagttttgccagtggtctatcaatcttgtttatttttccaaagaaccaacttctgctttcgttgatctttcggactgttttttgggtttccacttcgttgatttctgctctcagctttgttatttccttctgtcttcctatttttgggtccttttgttgagtactttctagttctattagctgtgtcatgaagctactcaggtaagctccttcttccttcctgatgtgtgcttgcaaagctataaattttcctctcagtactgcttttgctgtgtcccataagttctgatagtttctgtctttattgtcatttgtttccaggaaccttttgatttcctccttgatttcatctcggaaccactggttattgagtatgaggctgtttaacttccaggtgttaaatcttttcttctgagtccctttggaattcacaaataatttcagagccttgtggtcagcgaagata from Suncus etruscus isolate mSunEtr1 chromosome X, mSunEtr1.pri.cur, whole genome shotgun sequence includes these protein-coding regions:
- the LOC125999241 gene encoding heterogeneous nuclear ribonucleoprotein A1-like, with the translated sequence MMSKFVSCKEPEQMRKIFIGGLSFETTDESLRSYFEQWGTLTDCIVMRYPKSKRSRGFGFVTYATVEAVDAVMNARPHKVDGRFVEPKRAISKEDSQIPGAHLTVRKIFVGGIKEDTEEQHLRKYFEQFGNIEMVDIITDQESGKSRGFAFVTFDDHDSVDKIVIQKNHIVNGHNCEIRKALSKQEMVRVSSSQRGSGGSGSFSGSHGGNFSGNPNFIYGGSFCGQGGYGGSENAGVYSGSRFDYHGSGDYGTNFLSGTYNIPYSHFGPMKRGKFGGPNSGPYGCYGQHFLRTSNKGRYRGSRSGRKFYLPRNLNRRGKPEK